From the genome of Acropora palmata chromosome 4, jaAcrPala1.3, whole genome shotgun sequence, one region includes:
- the LOC141879215 gene encoding melatonin receptor type 1C-like, translating into MNTSLSSLEKFALQLKHRSTVVQLVESLFLFLINFASFFGNLLLGIAVVRNPTLRRTVPNMYIITSAVSDFLMSLVGIPFSLAALIVGEWPFNNFICQVQGFWILLMCATSLQTLAVTAVNRYVRVVRSRSLYQKLFNFKTTKVTIVVLWFMALFAPLPYAFAGHEYIFHTGKVFCAHNPASLNDGYGAYLVLVFVAVPLIILLICYTKVFLTVREHNLSFRYRNQDKGIRSTSESSLSVEEVNVTYVLLVVVIGFLTCWTPVLVIDLIDFINADWKLKREVYVSYTCFGFASTSLNPIIYGVMNRSFRAEYLRILAPLKACRSNLPSRSSRSVRGSKRNVNRKHLDENKGRDSFEKGVAKNAGNDASVRVKHSESSGQKISGIPL; encoded by the coding sequence ATGAATACCTCACTGTCCTCGCTCGAAAAGTTCGCTCTGCAGTTAAAACACCGTTCAACAGTGGTACAGCTCGTTGAATCgttatttctgtttttgataAACTTTGCGTCTTTTTTCGGCAATCTTTTGCTAGGAATCGCTGTCGTAAGAAACCCGACTCTTCGCCGCACTGTTCCCAATATGTACATCATCACTTCGGCAGTCTCTGACTTTCTGATGTCTTTGGTAGGAATCCCATTTTCCTTGGCTGCTCTTATCGTCGGTGAGTGGCCgtttaacaattttatttgtcaAGTTCAAGGATTTTGGATTCTCCTCATGTGTGCTACATCTCTACAAACCTTAGCCGTCACCGCTGTCAACAGGTATGTAAGAGTTGTTCGTTCCCGCTCGCTTTACCAGAAACTCTTCAACTTCAAAACTACAAAAGTAACCATCGTGGTTCTGTGGTTTATGGCTCTCTTCGCGCCTCTACCCTATGCATTTGCCGGACACGAATACATTTTCCACACCGGAAAGGTTTTCTGCGCGCACAACCCCGCAAGCTTGAACGATGGTTATGGAGCATACTTGGTTCTGGTTTTTGTCGCTGTACCTCTTATCATCTTATTGATTTGTTACACGAAGGTCTTTCTGACGGTGCGTGAGCACAACCTCAGTTTTCGCTATCGAAACCAAGACAAAGGAATCCGTTCCACTTCTGAAAGCAGCTTATCGGTGGAAGAAGTGAATGTGACATATGTTCTGTTGGTAGTTGTTATAGGTTTTCTAACTTGTTGGACCCCGGTTCTAGTCATTGATTTGATTGACTTTATCAACGCGGATTGGAAGCTCAAGCGTGAAGTTTATGTGAGTTACACTTGCTTTGGATTCGCGAGTACTTCCCTCAACCCCATCATCTATGGGGTCATGAATCGTTCGTTTCGTGCGGAATACTTGAGGATCCTCGCGCCTTTAAAGGCTTGCCGCTCCAATTTGCCATCGCGCTCTTCTAGATCCGTTCGTGGCTCAAAGAGGAATGTCAATCGCAAACATCTAGACGAGAACAAGGGCCGCGATTCGTTTGAAAAGGGTGTGGCAAAGAATGCTGGAAACGATGCCTCCGTTCGTGTTAAACACAGCGAGTCAAGTGGACAAAAAATTAGTGGCATACCTTTGtag
- the LOC141880155 gene encoding melatonin receptor type 1B-B-like, translated as MNTSLSSLEKFALQLQHRSTAVKAVESSFMFLINFASFFGNLLLGIAVVRNPTLRRTVPNMYIITLAVSDFLMSLVGIPFSLAALIVGEWPFNNFICQVQGFWILLMCAVSLQTLAVTAVNRYVRVVRSRSLYQRLFNFKTTKVTIVVLWFMALFAPLPYAFAGHEYIFHTGKVFCAHNPASLNDGYGAYLVLVFVAVPLLILLICYTKVFLTVRKHNLSFRYRNQIRAIRSTSESSLSVEEVNVTYVLLVVVIGFLTCWTPVLVIDLIDFINADWKLKREVYVSYTCFGFASTSLNPIIYGIMNRSFRAEYLRILAPLKAWPSDLLSSSSRSFRGSKRNGSRKNLDKNKVGDSLEKGEEKDPGNNSSVRDTHRGSSGEKISGIPL; from the coding sequence ATGAACACATCACTGTCCTCGCTCGAAAAGTTCGCCCTGCAATTACAACACCGCTCAACAGCTGTAAAGGCTGTTGAATCGTCGTTTatgtttttgataaatttcGCGTCTTTTTTCGGCAATCTTTTGCTAGGAATCGCTGTCGTAAGAAACCCGACTCTTCGCCGCACTGTTCCCAATATGTACATCATCACTTTGGCAGTCTCAGACTTTCTGATGTCTTTGGTAGGAATCCCATTTTCCTTGGCTGCTCTTATCGTCGGTGAGTGGCCGTTTAACAATTTCATTTGTCAAGTTCAAGGATTTTGGATTCTCCTCATGTGCGCTGTATCTCTACAAACCTTAGCCGTCACCGCTGTCAACAGGTACGTAAGAGTTGTTCGATCCCGCTCGCTTTACCAGAGACTCTTCAACTTCAAAACTACAAAAGTAACTATCGTGGTTCTGTGGTTTATGGCTCTCTTCGCGCCTCTACCCTATGCATTTGCCGGACACGAATACATTTTCCACACCGGAAAGGTTTTCTGCGCGCACAACCCCGCAAGCTTGAACGATGGTTATGGAGCATACTTGGTTCTGGTTTTTGTCGCTGTACCACTTCTCATCTTATTGATTTGTTACACGAAGGTCTTTTTGACGGTGCGTAAACACAACCTCAGTTTTCGCTATCGAAACCAAATCAGGGCAATCCGTTCCACTTCTGAAAGCAGCTTATCGGTGGAAGAAGTGAATGTGACATACGTTCTGTTGGTAGTTGTTATAGGTTTTCTAACTTGTTGGACCCCGGTTCTAGTCATTGATTTGATTGACTTTATCAACGCGGATTGGAAGCTCAAGCGTGAAGTTTATGTGAGTTACACTTGCTTTGGATTCGCGAGTACTTCCCTCAACCCCATCATCTATGGGATCATGAATCGTTCGTTCCGTGCGGAATACTTGAGGATCCTCGCACCTTTAAAGGCTTGGCCCTCCGATTTGCTGTCGAGCTCTTCCAGATCCTTTCGTGGCTCAAAAAGAAATGGCAGTCGCAAAAATTTGGACAAAAACAAGGTCGGCGACTCGCTTGAAAAGGGTGAGGAAAAGGATCCTGGAAACAACAGCTCTGTCCGTGATACTCACAGAGGGTCAAGTGGAGAAAAAATTAGTGGCATACCTTTGtag
- the LOC141879888 gene encoding melatonin receptor type 1B-B-like — protein MNTSLSSLEKFALQLQHRSTAVKTVESSFMFLINFASFFGNLLLGIAVVRNPTLRRTVPNMYIITLAISDFLMSLVGIPFSLAALIVGEWPFNNFICQVQGFWILLMCAVSLQTLAVTAVNRYVRVVRSRSLYQRLFNFKTTKVTIVVLWFMALFAPLPYAFAGHEYIFHTGKVFCAHNPASLNDGYGAYLVLVFVAVPLLILLICYTKVFLTVRKHNLSFRYRNQIRAIRSTSESSLSVEEVNVTYVLLVVVIGFLTCWTPVLVIDLIDFINADWKLKREVYVSYTCFGFASTSLNPIIYGIMNRSFRAEYLRILAPLKAWPSDLLSSSSRSIRGSKRNGSRKNLDKNKVGDSLEKGEEKDAGNNSSVRDTHRGSSGQQISDIPL, from the coding sequence ATGAACACATCACTGTCCTCGCTCGAAAAGTTCGCCCTGCAATTACAACACCGCTCAACAGCTGTAAAGACTGTTGAATCGTCGTTTatgtttttgataaatttcGCGTCTTTTTTCGGCAATCTTTTGCTAGGAATCGCTGTCGTAAGAAACCCGACTCTTCGCCGCACTGTTCCCAATATGTACATCATCACTTTGGCAATCTCAGACTTTCTGATGTCTTTGGTAGGAATCCCATTTTCCTTGGCTGCTCTTATCGTCGGTGAGTGGCCGTTTAACAATTTCATTTGTCAAGTTCAAGGATTTTGGATTCTCCTCATGTGCGCTGTATCTCTACAAACCTTAGCCGTCACCGCTGTCAACAGGTACGTAAGAGTTGTTCGATCCCGCTCGCTTTACCAGAGACTCTTCAACTTCAAAACTACAAAAGTAACTATCGTGGTTCTGTGGTTTATGGCTCTCTTCGCGCCTCTACCCTATGCATTTGCCGGACACGAATACATTTTCCACACCGGAAAGGTTTTCTGCGCGCACAACCCCGCAAGCTTGAACGATGGTTATGGAGCATACTTGGTTCTGGTTTTTGTCGCTGTACCACTTCTCATCTTATTGATTTGTTACACGAAGGTCTTTTTGACGGTGCGTAAACACAACCTCAGTTTTCGCTATCGAAACCAAATCAGGGCAATCCGTTCCACTTCTGAAAGCAGCTTATCGGTGGAAGAAGTGAATGTGACATACGTTCTGTTGGTAGTTGTTATAGGTTTTCTAACTTGTTGGACCCCGGTTCTAGTCATTGATTTGATTGACTTTATCAACGCGGATTGGAAGCTCAAGCGTGAAGTTTATGTGAGTTACACTTGCTTTGGATTCGCGAGTACTTCCCTCAACCCCATCATCTATGGGATCATGAATCGTTCGTTCCGTGCGGAATACTTGAGGATCCTCGCACCTTTAAAGGCTTGGCCCTCCGATTTGCTGTCGAGCTCTTCCAGATCCATTCGTGGCTCAAAAAGAAATGGCAGTCGCAAAAATTTAGACAAAAACAAGGTCGGCGACTCGCTTGAAAAGGGTGAGGAAAAGGATGCTGGAAACAACAGTTCTGTCCGTGATACTCACAGAGGGTCAAGTGGACAACAAATTAGCGACATACCTTTgtag